A window of the Lactuca sativa cultivar Salinas chromosome 5, Lsat_Salinas_v11, whole genome shotgun sequence genome harbors these coding sequences:
- the LOC111904100 gene encoding DNA-directed RNA polymerase V subunit 5A encodes MGENGADAMETEMSNGGGGGGGGGTGRCLSSFVDEGSTESHRYYLSRRTLLEMLRDRGYDISNSEIEFTLQQFRDLHGQAVDVDRLRISASHVSDPDNKILAVFCGTGVVKVNAIRWIATQIMNKESLSRLIIVVQNHITNQAMKAVDLFSFKVEIFQITDLLVNITKHVLKPRHRVITDVEKAKLLKKFNLNEKQLPRMSQKDAIAQYYGLEKGQVIEVTYNGEITGLHVTYRCIW; translated from the exons ATGGGCGAGAATGGCGCAGATGCCATGGAAACGGAGATGAGTAACGGCGGCGGAGGCGGAGGCGGAGGAGGAACAGGTAGGTGTTTGAGCAGCTTTGTTGACGAAGGTAGCACTGAGAGTCACAGATACTACCTTTCACGTAGAACACTGTTAGAGATGCTCAGAGACAGAGGGTACGATATCTCAAATTCGGAAATCGAGTTCACTCTCCAGCAGTTCCGGGACCTCCATGGTCAAGCTGTCGACGTTGACCGTCTTCGTATCAGCGCTTCTCATGTTTCTGATCCTGATAATAAG ATTCTCGCTGTTTTCTGTGGGACGGGTGTGGTAAAAGTGAATGCCATCCGTTGGATTGCAACACAGATCATGAATAAGGAGAGTTTAAGCCGTTTGATAATTGTAGTGCAAAATCACATTACAAATCAGGCTATGAAAGCAGTGGATCTTTTTTCATTCAAGGTCGAAATATTCCAA ATAACAGATTTGCTTGTTAATATTACAAAGCATGTGTTGAAGCCAAGGCATAGGGTCATAACAGATGTAGAGAAAGCAAAACTTTTGAAGAAGTTCAATTTGAATGAGAAACAG CTTCCAAGAATGTCACAGAAAGATGCAATTGCTCAATACTATGGGCTTGAGAAGGGACAGGTGATTGAAGTGACCTACAATGGTGAAATAACTGGGCTTCATGTCACTTATCGTTGTATTTGGTGA
- the LOC111904099 gene encoding UPF0481 protein At3g47200, with protein MGEANELTLSIEDDRNTNEEWFGSILKAKLPPSCTTQINKVPIILKEHKDDEKYYVPKVVSLGPYHHGRSTLESVQDFKPLFTNKLVKGNHESLNSLYNKLAEMVQTLKGYYNNEVDRFSDDEFTRMMLLDGCFILYFIEYIFLNNEVDSVGLKSHQIMFVQQDMFLLENQIPYPVLTEVMKFVPDEMWDSKIQRFVDDNILATERRRRGSWKTSHKPVANHPIPSSINHLLELLQTRLTKEKSLGSRANDRYTFRNVNELIEVGIRFKPSKIRSLAHIDFFKHGFCANLELPPITVDDATKPTLLNLIAYEMCSSDTNASWVTSYICLLDSLIDHYEDVKVLRKAGIIDNRLGSDKQVALLFNELGTDLVPNSFAYSDARFAIQKHYESKRNTWASQLKHEYIKSPWAFVALLVGVVGLFLSGVQAYFSVWSKPSVCDGLCQALKTNHHL; from the coding sequence ATGGGAGAGGCTAATGAGCTTACATTAAGCATCGAAGATGATAGAAACACAAATGAAGAATGGTTTGGTTCGATCTTGAAAGCTAAGTTACCACCTTCTTGCACAACCCAAATTAACAAAGTTCCTATCATTCTAAAAGAGCACAAGGATGATGAAAAGTATTACGTGCCCAAAGTTGTCTCTCTTGGTCCATATCACCATGGGAGATCAACCCTCGAATctgttcaagacttcaagccactcTTTACAAACAAGCTTGTGAAAGGGAACCATGAGTCACTCAACAGTTTGTATAACAAGCTTGCTGAAATGGTTCAGACATTGAAAGGGTATTACAACAATGAAGTTGATCGCTTCTCAGATGATGAGTTCACAAGGATGATGTTGCTTGATGGTTGTTTCATTTTGTATTTCATCGAATATATTTTCTTGAATAATGAAGTAGATTCAGTAGGGTTGAAAAGCCACCAGATTATGTTCGtccaacaagatatgttcttgcTAGAGAATCAAATTCCTTATCCAGTTCTAACTGAGGTGATGAAGTTTGTGCCAGATGAGATGTGGGATTCCAAGATACAAAGGTTCGTTGATGACAATATATTGGCAACAGAAAGACGAAGAAGAGGATCTTGGAAAACTTCTCATAAACCAGTTGCAAATCATCCAATTCCATCTAGTATAAATCATCTTCTCGAGCTTTTGCAAACCAGGCTTACAAAAGAGAAATCTTTAGGTTCAAGAGCAAATGACAGGTATACTTTTCGTAATGTTAATGAGCTTATAGAAGTAGGGATTCGTTTTAAGCCGAGTAAAATCAGATCTCTAGCACATATCGATTTCTTTAAACATGGGTTTTGTGCAAACTTAGAACTCCCTCCGATCACTGTGGATGATGCCACAAAGCCGACGTTGTTAAACTTGATAGCTTACGAGATGTGCTCCAGTGATACAAATGCTTCATGGGTCACCTCATACATATGCCTTTTGGATTCTTTGATCGATCATTATGAGGATGTTAAAGTTCTTCGTAAAGCTGGGATTATTGACAACAGGCTTGGGAGCGACAAACAAGTTGCACTACTTTTCAACGAGTTAGGAACAGATCTTGTGCCCAATAGTTTTGCGTATTCGGATGCGAGGTTTGCGATTCAGAAGCATTATGAAAGTAAGAGGAACACATGGGCTAGCCAACTGAAGCATGAGTATATCAAGAGTCCTTGGGCATTTGTAGCACTTTTAGTTGGAGTTGTGGGTCTTTTTCTTAGTGGCGTTCAAGCTTACTTTAGTGTTTGGAGTAAGCCAAGCGTTTGCGACGGACTTTGTCAGGCTTTGAAGACGAATCATCACTTATGA